The Levilactobacillus yonginensis genome window below encodes:
- a CDS encoding helix-turn-helix transcriptional regulator has translation MGKTYKPLDEKLVSTGLRMNYIADKMGIDISYLYKLRVNPSNISAIQLDKMANATGIDFLVLLSVVKKFNREVDKLAS, from the coding sequence ATGGGAAAGACATATAAGCCATTAGACGAAAAGCTTGTATCTACTGGTTTGAGAATGAATTATATTGCCGATAAAATGGGAATTGATATTTCTTATCTATATAAGCTGAGAGTTAATCCATCCAATATATCAGCAATACAGCTTGACAAAATGGCAAATGCTACGGGCATAGACTTTTTAGTCTTATTGTCTGTAGTAAAAAAATTTAATCGTGAAGTTGACAAATTGGCAAGCTGA
- a CDS encoding antA/AntB antirepressor family protein, producing MNELIKTFKQDDGSVVVDGRDLHDFLEVKERYNDWFKDMQKYGFTENVDFISFTGKRVKPSGGRPQVNHALTLDMAKELSMIQRTKKGKQARKYFISMEKQAKSKQQLPLPKDYPSALRALADSMEENQKLKPAADYTQKILANPGLETISVIAKNFGYSPCEFNKLLHGLGIQYKQGKTWLLYAKYQDKGYTHVEPYGYTNSDGIEKVRNTMKWTQKGQRFLYDFLESKGIMPKVEQTA from the coding sequence ATGAATGAATTAATTAAAACTTTTAAGCAAGATGATGGTTCCGTTGTCGTTGACGGTCGTGACTTACATGATTTTCTTGAAGTTAAAGAACGCTATAACGATTGGTTTAAAGATATGCAGAAGTATGGATTCACTGAAAACGTTGATTTCATTAGTTTTACTGGAAAAAGAGTAAAACCTAGTGGTGGTCGTCCACAGGTAAATCATGCTTTGACTTTGGATATGGCAAAAGAGCTATCCATGATTCAACGAACTAAGAAAGGTAAGCAAGCTCGTAAATATTTCATTTCCATGGAAAAGCAAGCTAAATCCAAACAGCAACTACCATTGCCGAAAGATTACCCAAGTGCATTACGAGCCTTGGCTGATTCGATGGAAGAGAATCAGAAGCTTAAGCCGGCTGCGGATTACACTCAAAAGATCCTTGCTAATCCAGGATTAGAAACAATCTCGGTAATTGCTAAGAACTTCGGCTACTCACCGTGTGAGTTTAACAAGCTGCTGCATGGATTAGGCATTCAATACAAGCAAGGCAAAACATGGCTACTGTATGCCAAGTATCAGGATAAAGGCTACACACACGTTGAGCCTTACGGATACACCAACAGTGATGGCATCGAAAAGGTTCGCAACACAATGAAGTGGACGCAAAAAGGGCAACGTTTCCTTTATGACTTTCTCGAATCAAAGGGAATTATGCCTAAAGTTGAGCAGACAGCATAG
- a CDS encoding siphovirus Gp157 family protein: MNLYELDGNLLNVVELASSAKPEDQQLFDDTIESLQDSIADKAIDYGKVIKQLVADKKQLTDKIKHDQERNRALSNNISRLKLALQHAMETAGKDKIKDIDLSIWIQNNPVSVAVTDDKLIPGEFTEVEKKLNKAAIKQALNDGEEVPGAKLVQTRSIRIK; this comes from the coding sequence ATGAATCTATACGAACTTGATGGCAATTTATTGAATGTCGTTGAATTAGCCAGCAGTGCCAAACCAGAAGATCAGCAGCTGTTCGATGACACAATTGAGAGCTTGCAAGATAGCATCGCTGACAAAGCAATTGACTACGGCAAAGTTATTAAGCAGCTGGTAGCTGACAAAAAGCAACTGACAGACAAAATTAAACACGACCAAGAACGAAATCGTGCGCTGTCCAACAATATTAGTCGGTTGAAATTGGCACTACAGCACGCGATGGAAACAGCAGGCAAGGACAAAATCAAAGATATTGACTTGTCTATTTGGATTCAAAATAACCCCGTTAGTGTTGCTGTGACGGACGATAAACTTATTCCTGGTGAATTTACTGAGGTAGAAAAGAAACTGAATAAAGCGGCTATTAAACAGGCGCTCAATGATGGTGAAGAGGTTCCCGGCGCCAAGCTGGTACAGACACGGTCAATTCGAATTAAGTAG